One genomic segment of Anas platyrhynchos isolate ZD024472 breed Pekin duck chromosome 32, IASCAAS_PekinDuck_T2T, whole genome shotgun sequence includes these proteins:
- the LOC140000454 gene encoding olfactory receptor 14A16-like, which yields MTNSSSVSEFLLLPFADTRQLQLLHFRLFLGIYLAALLGNGLILTAVACNYHLHTPMYFFLLNLALLDLGSISTSVPKAMANSLWDIRTISYEGCAAQVLFFLFFFGAEFYLLTIMSYDRYVAICKPLHYGSLLGSRACAQMATAAWGSGFLNAVLHTANTFSLPLCQGNALDQFFCEIPQILKLSCSDAYLREVWTLLFSISLALVCFVFIVLSYVQIFKAVLRMPSEQGQHKAFSTCLPHLAVVSLFLSTIMFAYLKPLSLSSPTLNLMVSLLYSVVPPAVNPLIYSMRNKVLKDAVWKFLEYILLQINNVP from the coding sequence ATgaccaacagcagctctgtgagtgagttcctcctcctgccattcgcagacacacgccagctgcagctcctgcacttcaggctcttcctgggcatctacctggctgccctcctgggcaacggtctcatcctcactgctgtaGCCTGCAActaccacctccacacccccatgtacttcttcctcctaaACCTTGCCCTCCTCGATCTGGGCTCCATCTCTACTagtgtccccaaagccatggccaattccctgtgggacatCAGGACCATTTCCTatgaaggatgtgctgcacaagtcctctttttcttattcttttttggtgcagaattttatcttctcaccatcatgtcctatgaccgctatgttgccatctgcaaacccctgcactacgggagcctcctgggcagcagagcttgtgcccagatggcaacagctgcctggggcagtggctttctcaatgctgtgctgcacacggccaatacattttccctgcccctctgccaaggtaatgccctggaccagttcttctgtgaaatcccccagatcctcaagctctcctgctcagatgcctacctcagggaagtttgGACACTTCTGTTTAGTATTTCCTTAGCattagtttgttttgtcttcattgtgctgtcctatgtgcagatcttcaaggctgtgctgaggatgccctctgagcaaggccagcacaaagccttttccacgtgcctccctcacctggctgtggtctccctgtttctcagtaccatcatgtttgcctacctgaaaccCCTCTCACTCTCCTCCCCAACTCTAAATCTCATGGTGTCacttctgtactcggtggtgcctccagcagtgaaccccctcatctacagcatgaggaataagGTGCTCAAGGATGCAGTCTGGAAATTCTTGGAATACATCCTTCTTCAAATCAATAATGTGCCTTAA